A window from Hemicordylus capensis ecotype Gifberg chromosome 2, rHemCap1.1.pri, whole genome shotgun sequence encodes these proteins:
- the RAB5B gene encoding ras-related protein Rab-5B, translating into MTSRGAARPNGQSQASKICQFKLVLLGESAVGKSSLVLRFVKGQFHEYQESTIGAAFLTQSVCLDDTTVKFEIWDTAGQERYHSLAPMYYRGAQAAIVVYDITNQETFARAKTWVKELQRQASPNIVIALAGNKADLANKRMVEYEEAQAYADDNSLLFMETSAKTAMNVNDLFLAIAKKLPKSEPQSTGGAVGRNRGVDLHEQSQQNKSQCCSN; encoded by the exons ATGACCAGCAGAGGAGCTGCCAGGCCGAATGGTCAGTCACAAGCCAGCAAGATCTGTCAGTTCAAGCTAGTACTACTGGGCGAATCAGCAGTAGGCAAGTCCAGCCTGGTGCTGCGTTTTGTCAAGGGACAGTTCCACGAATACCAGGAGAGCACCATAGGTG CGGCCTTCCTCACACAATCTGTCTGCCTAGATGACACAACAGTAAAGTTTGAGATCTGGGACACTGCTGGCCAGGAAAGATATCACAGTTTGGCTCCCATGTATTACAGAGGAGCTCAAGCTGCCATTGTGGTGTATGACATAACCAACCAG GAAACATTTGCACGAGCAAAGACATGGGTGAAAGAACTCCAGCGGCAAGCTAGCCCTAACATTGTCATAGCCTTAGCAGGAAACAAGGCTGATCTTGCCAACAAGCGCATGGTAGAATATGAA GAGGCCCAGGCCTATGCAGATGACAACAGTTTATTGTTTATGGAGACATCAGCcaagacagcaatgaatgttAATGATCTCTTCCTGGCAATAG CTAAGAAGCTGCCAAAGAGCGAACCCCAGAGCACAGGTGGTGCCGTGGGTCGGAATCGAGGTGTGGACCTTCATGAGCAGTCCCAGCAGAACAAGAGCCAGTGTTGTAGCAACTAA